From Theileria annulata chromosome 1, complete sequence, *** SEQUENCING IN PROGRESS ***, one genomic window encodes:
- a CDS encoding uncharacterized protein (Not conserved protein length-wise in the N-terminal end;~Apicoplast targetting peptide predicted by the PlasmoAP tool;~2 probable transmembrane helices predicted for TA20600 by TMHMM2.0 at aa 5-27 and 34-56;~Signal anchor predicted for TA20600 by SignalP 2.0 HMM (Signal peptide probability 0.015, signal anchor probability 0.788) with cleavage site probability 0.004 between residues 25 and 26) — MSIVSIHNYKIYFLVYILGFCTILPLYRRRSDQFSLVLFYFLGCTQFFTNAINHTHLKPSYANVYYQNGTKIGEFDHQIVSKTQSNYSLNWINNDVSMYREFGLLLKKRSRINRFNKEIELFRRVRERRKKFNDRFVDIRKINFRNSRCNLQLLRLPVSPLVDLNSITPFKTVLNMREEIPFNPTPMLKFIGFRFKPLINAQTSSSDTNNFVCSPNKEDEDNINFYVPGKRVYDRFCKPYPMDRLLEVMDARSCGYYSRLGTPFKITGESDSPPTPMDGKIVPPGGSVGRGSGFGLTTQTKEPKRVPISQLKFFEDDEKILKFEELFETVNDDGVSFKIPLDQSIKDPSFKELINRTFPKDVVENFGFAVLKLPYLDDVCEEGDIFRNPRYLGEYRYKYWFNPFYGSPSLPCDAKKLIEEYNEEHPDEKIDYEKELLCDLVYCHSNGTIVELRENVLPFDPKTDDVVIEGEDPREPRFVVHCDKNYIKEHNLKKGQIFDLVDEEHRRLYYDNIFFQPKCFRHPIHLPDGSLFYENFIPKQRN, encoded by the exons atGTCAATTGTGTCGATTCacaattataaaatttattttttggtTTATATTCTAGGTTTCTGTACCATACTTCCACTTTATCGCAGAAGAAGTGATCAGTTTTCActtgttttattttactttttaGGCTGTACacaattttttacaaatgCAATAAAtcatacacatttaaagCCCTCTTACGCTAAtgtttattatcaaaatgGTACTAAAATTGGTGAATTTGACCATCAAATAGTTTCCAAAACCCAgtcaaattattcattaaacTGGATTAATAATGATGTGAGTATGTATAGAGAATTTGGCCTATTACTGAAAAAACGTAGTAGAATAAACAGGTTTAACAAGGAGATAGAACTGTTTAGAAGAGTACGTGAGAGAAGAAAGAAATTCAATGACCGTTTTGTGGATATTCGGAAGATTAATTTCAGGAATTCTCGCTGTAATTTACAGCTGCTGAGACTTCCAGTGTCTCCCCTCGTTGACCTAAACTCTATAACACCCTTTAAAACCGTACTCAATATGAGAGAAGAAATACCCTTTAATCCAACTCCTATGCTTAAATTTATAGGATTCAGGTTCAAACCGCTAATTAATGCTCAAACTTCCTCTTCTGATACCAACAACTTTGTCTGTTCGCCAAATAAggaagatgaagataaCATAAACTTTTATGTGCCTGGGAAAAGGGTTTATGATCGTTTTTGTAAACCTTATCCAATGGATAGGCTTCTGGAAGTTATGGATGCCAGGAGTTGTGGTTACTATAGTAGACTCGGCACTCCTTTTAAGATAACTGGCGAGTCAGATTCTCCTCCTACCCCAATGGATGGTAAAATTGTTCCACCTGGTGGGAGTGTAGGTAGAGGTTCAGGCTTTGGTCTTACAACTCAAACCAAAGAACCAAAACGTGTGCCTATAAGTCAGCTCAAATTCTTTGAGGATGATGAAAAGATACTGAAGTTTGAGGAGCTTTTTGAGACGGTCAATGATGACGGAGTATCCTTTAAAATCCCTTTGGATCAATCCATTAAAGATCCATCttttaaagaattaattaataggACCTTTCCAA AGGACGTGGTTGAGAATTTTGGTTTTGCAGTGCTGAAACTGCCTTATTTGGATGACGTGTGCGAAGAGGGTGACATTTTCAGGAATCCGAGATATTTGGGAGAATACAGATACAAGTACTGGTTCAACCCGTTTTACGGTTCTCCAAGCCTTCCCTGTGATGCTAAGAAGCTAATTGAGGAGTACAACGAAGAGCACCCTGATGAGAAGATCGATTACGAGAAGGAACTTTTGTGTGACTTGGTCTACTGCCACTCTAACGGAACTATTGTGGAGCTCAGGGAGAATGTTCTTCCATTCGACCCAAAGACAGATGATGTTGTGATTGAGGGCGAGGACCCTAGGGAGCCCAGGTTTGTAGTTCACTGCGATAAGAACTACATCAAGGAGCACAACCTAAAGAAGGGCCAGATCTTTGATTTGGTTGACGAGGAGCACAGACGTTTGTACTACGACAACATCTTCTTCCAGCCCAAGTGCTTTAGGCATCCAATTCATTTGCCCGACGGTTCCCTTTTCTATGAAAATTTCATACCAAAACAAAGGAACTAA
- a CDS encoding udp-N-acetylglucosamine pyrophosphorylase, putative yields MDFNETRFLEKYLKEALNRKHEGKFTPFKKTTIASLTSSYPNNIKADVEPKQQEYHVVKKVCKEGKLTNSNLTNGVNNNTGVYIEESEIKDFKESGLKIIKSCQVCLVILAGGLSTRMGSCEPKSLIPVTVVKRKCLLQLHLEKVSTLFRVAGADPHPFIFILTCSFNHPQILAFLKKNSFFSLDPSRVVLVIQSNLPCFIGEDLNFSEYPKSCLSSPKSDFIDFSQRADFDNFYTRGFRMDVQFEGLVTSPNGNGDVFKSLQTCSEFMDILPNLKCTHVISVDNSLSKPLDPEFIGLQSHLPYFDMLNKCILRKDGESLGVFCVKDYPQIIEYTEINNVLNTCNGGFANKSTDTSLNQYLIGNMCDHIFSGEFITKVLEMKLYEEMPFHAAKKRIPYWCNETLRFLFPDKPNGYKLELFIFDIMRFTNNVMVPIPQNYPLFNFLCVLVDRDDNFAPLKSSWDFDLKNDEAIQYRMDNLFKKWLSQVNCTVLGLSELSPTLSYHGENLLKFKDKTLKGPVYLE; encoded by the exons ATGGATTTTAATGAAACCAGATTTTTAGA aaaatatttaaaagagGCGTTAAATCGAAAACATGAGGGGAAATTCACGCCATTCAAAAAAACCACAATCGCTTCACTAACCAGTTCCTATCCGAACAATATCAAAGCAGATGTAGAACCAAAACAACAAGAATACCATGTAGTTAAAAAGGTTTGTAAAGAAGGAAAGCTAACTAATTCGAACTTGACGAATGGTGTAAACAATAATACAGGAGTATATATAGAAGAATCTGAAATCAAGGATTTTAAAGAAAGCGGACttaagattattaaaagTTGCCAAGTTTGTTTAGTGATTTTGGCAGGAGGCTTGTCAACGCGTATGGGCAGCTGTGAGCCGAAATCACTCATTCCAGTAACAGTCGTAAAGAGAAAGTGCTTACTACAATTACACCTTGAGAAAGTCTCAACACTTTTTAGGGTCGCAGGAGCTGATCCTCACCCGTTTATTTTCATCCTGACGTGCAGCTTCAATCATCCGCAAATTCTAGCATTTTTGAAGAAAAACTCCTTTTTCTCACTAGACCCCTCTCGCGTCGTGTTGGTGATCCAGTCGAATCTGCCCTGCTTTATTGGTGAGGATTTGAACTTTTCAGAGTACCCAAAGTCTTGCCTCAGCAGTCCTAAATCCGACTTCATTGACTTCTCACAGAGGGCAGATTTTGACAATTTTTACACCAGAGGATTCAGAATGGATGTTCAATTTGAAGGACTTGTGACCTCACCGAACGGAAACGGTGATGTTTTCAAGTCACTTCAAACGTGTTCAGAGTTTATGGATATACTGCCGAATCTGAAGTGTACACATGTAATTAGTGTTGACAACTCCCTAAGTAAGCCATTGGACCCAGAGTTCATAGGCTTACAGTCTCATCTACCCTATTTCGATATGCTGAACAAGTGTATATTAAGAAAAGATGGCGAGAGTTTAGGGGTATTTTGTGTTAAAGATTATCCCCAAATAATTGAGTACACTGAGATAAATAATGTGCTAAACACTTGTAACGGGGGTTTTGCTAATAAGTCAACTGATACCTCACTGAATCAGTACTTAATTGGTAACATGTGCGACCATATCTTTTCAGGTGAGTTTATAACTAAAGTGTTGGAAATGAAGTTGTATGAGGAAATGCCTTTTCACGCCGCAAAAAAGAGAATCCCCTACTGGTGCAACGAAACCTTGAGGTTTCTGTTCCCAGATAAACCAAACGGTTACAAACTTGAGCTTTTCATCTTCGACATTATGCGCTTTACAAATAACGTAATGGTACCAATTCCACAAAATTATCCTTTATTCAATTTTCTA TGTGTTTTGGTCGATAGAGATGATAACTTTGCACCCTTGAAGAGTTCCTGGGACTTTGATTTGAAGAATGATGAGGCTATCCAGTACAGGATGGACAATCTGTTTAAGAAGTGGCTGTCTCAGGTCAATTGCACAGTCCTAGGGCTCTCAGAACTTTCTCCAACCCTGTCTTACCATGGAGAAAATCTACTCAAGTTTAAAGATAAAACACTTAAAGGGCCAGTATACCTTGAATAA
- a CDS encoding protein with kelch domain: MDPNNNLESKLWLNSPGSSGRNEGYPTNEFKGLTLSDPTDLPLSADIVPLKISNGPQDEVGSDEFEVMVNDLRSIFICWLKKTQNSLKSQRENLIREADELQKEKNAFVQKIKQERAIEAEKLAEDRRRQNAEIASQLKQIQIEREDSRRRIEDDWCKLEHEKDVFRKYMQLEAEKLKQKIELLEQEKRKVVDSKIASETMVDINVGGVVFETSRHTLTRQENSYLNGLLSGRYEVGRDRQGRIFLDRDYELFRIILNFLRNPTSLPIPRDLTESAMILEEAKYYKVKFSPYPLVLCYGGHNGKEHLRSMELLDMESKVWRNCNPMATERMYFGSGVLNNFLYVFGGQNLDYKALCDVEMYDRLRDSWQSAAPLKQPRRNNAGAALADRLFCVGGFDGMNILDSVESYDMRMKNWIPVASLNLPRSSAMVTHQNGSLYAIGGTTGERLKSVERYDVRKNEWELISNGLLEVRSAGAACTYLNEMFIAGGIDNLQSVHSSVETWDSKNQTSSFLKDVPVPVMDCAMASTPHNIVLVGGQNNNILDSTFFYQPESDQWTTGLLQ; this comes from the exons ATGGAtcctaataataatttagaaagTAAATTGTGGTTAAATTCCCCAGGGTCATCCGGCAGGAATGAAGGATATCCAACGAATGAATTTAAAGGCCTGACCCTCTCTGACCCAACTGATCTGCCGCTTTCAGCGGACATTGTGCCCCTGAAAATTTCAAACGGACCTCAGGACGAGGTGGGCTCCGACGAATTTGAAGTCATGGTTAACGACCTCCGAAGCATCTTCATCTGCTGGCTCAAAAAGACTCAAAACAGCCTAAAATCGCAGCGCGAGAACCTAATCCGAGAAGCAGACGAATTACAAAAGGAGAAAAACGCATTCGTACAGAAGATTAAACAAGAAAGAGCTATTGAAGCTGAGAAATTAGCG GAGGATAGAAGAAGACAGAATGCAGAAATAGCAAGCCAGTTGAAACAGATACAAATAGAAAGAGAAGACTCAAGGAGAAGAATAGAAGATGATTGGTGCAAGTTGGAGCACGAAAAGGACGTATTTAGGAAGTACATGCAGCTGGAGGCCGAGAAGCTGAAACAGAAAATTGAGTTATTGGAACAAGAGAAGCGCAAGGTCGTTGACAGTAAAATTGCGTCCGAGACTATGGTAGATATCAACGTAGGAGGAGTTGTATTTGAAACCTCAAGGCATACACTGACTAGACAAGAAAACAGTTACCTCAACGGACTCCTGAGCGGAAGATACGAAGTTGGAAGGGACCGCCAAGGCAGAATCTTCCTGGACAGAGACTACGAACTTTTCAGGATCATACTCAACTTTTTGAGAAATCCCACATCTCTTCCAATTCCAAG GGACTTGACGGAAAGCGCAATGATATTGGAGGAGGCTAAATACTATAAAGTAAAATTCAGCCCATATCCATTGGTGTTGTGTTACGGAGGCCATAACGGGAAGGAGCACTTGCGATCAATGGAGCTGCTTGACATGGAAAGCAAGGTTTGGCGTAACTGCAACCCAATGGCCACCGAACGTATGTACTTTGGCTCGGGCGTTTTGAACAACTTTCTGTACGTATTTGGAGGCCAAAATCTCGACTACAAGGCACTTTGTGATGTAGAAATGTACGACCGACTTAGAGACTCATGGCAGTCTGCAGCACCCCTGAAACAACCCAGACGCAACAACGCAGGAGCTGCCCTAGCTGATCGCCTTTTTTGTGTAGGAGGCTTTGACGGAATGAACATTTTGGACTCAGTTGAGTCGTACGATATGCGAATGAAGAATTGGATACCCGTAGCATCTCTCAATTTGCCCCGTTCCTCGGCCATGGTGACCCACCAAAATGGATCTCTATATGCAATAGGAGGTACAACTGGTGAGCGCCTAAAGTCAGTAGAGCGCTATGACGTTAGGAAAAACGAATGGGAACTGATAAGCAACGGATTATTAGAAGTTAGGTCAGCCGGAGCGGCATGCACTTACCTTAATGAGATGTTCATCGCCGGTGGAATTGACAACCTCCAGTCTGTACACTCATCTGTCGAGACTTGGGACTCAAAGAATCAAACCAGTTCATTTCTTAAGGACGTCCCAGTCCCTGTCATGGACTGCGCTATGGCATCAACTCCTCACAATATTGTCCTTGTTGGAGgacaaaataataacattCTTGATTCTACTTTCTTTTATCAACCAGAATCTGACCAATGGACTACAGGTTTGTTACAATAA
- a CDS encoding uncharacterized protein (Contains putative signal peptide;~1 probable transmembrane helix predicted for TA20615 by TMHMM2.0 at aa 13-35;~Signal peptide predicted for TA20615 by SignalP 2.0 HMM (Signal peptide probability 0.779, signal anchor probability 0.216) with cleavage site probability 0.151 between residues 39 and 40;~GPI-Anchor Signal predicted for TA20615 by DGPI v2.04, no cleavage site predicted), protein MNSGKREVLMSFLHIWLSLLSSFSSLFFGSFSSFLSGLSICLQGFLNQIHSVHMLSAIRPRRSYHHFKCSGPARYNFLESWSVEASKRFGHSTQVLLALPLDVKLKLFDPVYLATSHWSVLATHINSISPLILSQSFGSFKDMIWVDRLDLGYIKKRHVKWKYKINTIKRIQLVQLICYSSQSSEVPVFDINQMTNRVEVNRVNSSTGLEGQVSIIIYDTEDENSPDNYRSNNINHPKNDIILPMKVGKKMIGKTMYFMRIIFSEAGRLGQFNLKKNLPAKVQNMLENPNFLDDFQIDHTDVHEQIHRNMKEIRNKLKKKMSIVNQMGLVNSGEGLEEIRIEPDYNSSGYLGAKRRFSRGLRRVEPCLRMYQFDNDMEIPTVDDYLRQKIEYIDVDLGERDFIKTKFPINYGIDDTLLNIKNILEYDRKSSKMYNSLLNVKNNVEYMKSRYGMKEGKEEEEVVEIVRMPNLETGKLYFTLLTSVIREVAL, encoded by the coding sequence ATGAATAGCGGGAAGAGAGAAGTGTTGATGTCATTTTTGCACATTTGGTTATCATTGTTATCATCCTTTTCGAGTTTGTTTTTTGGCTCATTTTCGTCGTTTCTGTCCGGACTATCGATTTGTCTGCAGGGATTTTTGAACCAGATTCACTCAGTGCACATGCTTTCAGCCATAAGACCACGAAGGTCTTATCATCACTTCAAGTGCAGTGGTCCTGCCCGATACAACTTCCTGGAGTCATGGTCAGTTGAGGCGTCGAAACGTTTTGGCCACTCGACTCAGGTTCTCTTAGCTCTCCCACTAGATGTCAAGCTCAAGCTCTTCGACCCAGTCTACTTGGCAACTTCTCATTGGTCAGTCTTGGCCACTCATATCAACTCAATCAGTCCCCTGATCCTCAGCCAGTCGTTTGGTAGCTTTAAGGACATGATCTGGGTTGACAGGCTTGACCTGGGATATATAAAGAAACGCCATGTCAAGTGGAAGTACAAAATCAACACAATCAAAAGGATACAACTTGTACAACTAATTTGCTACTCTAGTCAGTCCTCAGAGGTTCCAGTTTTCGACATTAATCAAATGACCAATAGAGTTGAGGTCAATAGGGTTAATAGTAGCACAGGATTAGAGGGGCAAGtgagtataataatatatgatACTGAGGATGAAAACAGTCCAGATAATTACAGAAGTAACAATATAAACCATCCAAAAAACGATATAATATTGCCTATGAAGGTTGGAAAGAAAATGATAGGGAAGACGATGTACTTTATGagaattatattttcagaAGCTGGACGTCTAGGCCAGTTCAACTTGAAGAAAAATCTGCCTGCAAAAGTTCAGAATATGCTCGAGAACCCAAACTTTCTGGACGATTTTCAAATCGACCATACCGACGTACACGAGCAGATTCACAGAAACATGAAagaaattagaaataaacTAAAGAAAAAAATGTCAATAGTCAATCAAATGGGTTTGGTTAATAGTGGAGAAGGGTTAGAAGAAATTAGAATTGAACCAGATTATAACAGTAGTGGTTACCTGGGTGCTAAGAGGAGGTTTAGCAGGGGTTTAAGAAGAGTTGAACCCTGTTTAAGAATGTACCAGTTTGATAATGACATGGAAATTCCAACAGTTGATGATTATTTGAGACAAAAGATTGAATACATAGATGTTGATCTGGGTGAAAGGGATTTcattaaaactaaattcCCAATTAATTACGGAATCGACGATACTctgttaaatattaaaaatattctaGAATATGATCGAAAGAGTAGTAAAATGTACAATAGTCTGctaaatgttaaaaataatgtagaATATATGAAGAGTAGGTATGGAATGAAAGAAGGTAAAGAGGAAGAAGAAGTAGTAGAGATTGTAAGAATGCCAAATTTAGAAACAGGCAAATTGTATTTTACTCTTTTAACTTCAGTTATAAGGGAAGTAGCTctttaa